A segment of the Chitinophagaceae bacterium genome:
ATTGGCTCATGTGGATGCACAGGTATATGCAAAAGCAATTGCTGATGTGGCAACTGCAAATGCTGCAAGTGTAATTGTGTTATCACATAACTTAACCGGGAAAGCGGTTGCTCCCCGTTTGAGTGCAAGACTTAAAGCAGGCTTGGTTGCAGGTGCTGTAGGATTACCTGACACCAGTAATGGATTTGTGGTAAAGAAAGGCGTGTTCAGCAGCAAAGCATTTGCATTTATTTCTGTAAATACTCCCGTAAAGATTTTATCCATCAGCCCGAATTCATTTCAAACAATTGCAGGTGAAGGAACAGCTGAAGTAGTTGCAGCAAACATAACTGTTGAAACTCCGAAAGTAAAAGTAACTTCCACTAATATGGTGACTGGTGAAGTTCCATTAAGTGAGGCTGATATAGTAGTAAGCGGTGGCCGTGGTTTTAAAGGACCCGAAAACTGGGGCATGGTTGAAGAACTGGCAAAATTGCTTGGAGCTGCAACAGCCTGCAGCCGCCCGGTTGCTGATGAACATTGGCGTCCGCATCATGAACATGTGGGACAAACAGGTGGTTCCATTGCTCCCAACTTATATATTGCCATCGGCATCAGCGGTGCTATTCAACACCTGGCAGGTGTAAACCGCAGTAAAGTAATTGTGGTGATCAACAAAGATCCTGAAGCACCATTCTTTAAAGCAGCTGATTATGGTATTGTGGGAGATGCCTTTGAAATTGTGCCGAAGATGATTCTGGAAGTAAAAAAGCTGAAAGGCGTAGCTTAAATTACTTCCATATATAATAAACTGAGAGCGCCGTTTTTACGGCGTTTTTTCATTGTTTAAACCAACCAGAATGTTTAAGATGAAATAATTCAGTTGAATAACTCAATTAAAAAGCAAAGCCCTTAAATTTGCCCTCGGGATATGAAAAAAATTGAACTGGAAATAGTAGCACTTTCCCACAGCATTACGCAAACACACAGCTATGCAGTGGTTCTTGGCGAAGTAAATGGACTGCGCCGTTTACCCATCGTTATTGGTGGTTTCGAAGCACAGGCAATTGCTGTTGCACTAGAACGCATGCAGCCAAGCCGCCCACTGACTCATGATCTCATGAAAAATTTCATGCTGGCTTTTAATGTGGATCTGCACGAAATTGTGATCAACGATCTTCAGGAAGGTATTTTCTACTCCAAGCTTTTATGTTCTTCTGATAATGATACGGTTGAAATTGACAGCCGTACAAGCGATGCCCTGGCATTGGCTGTACGTTTTGGCTGCCCCATCTATACCTACGAGCATATCCTCGAAAGCGCCGGAATTTTGATGGAAGATGATGAAGAGAAAAAAGAGAAAGAAGAAGTAACGGTTACTACCGGGGGTGAAGGAAAGGAAGATCTCAAATCATTAAGCATTGAAGAATTACAAACCCTGCTGAACGAAGTCTTAGAGCAGGAAGATTATATCCGGGCCATCTCCATCAGGGATGAATTGAGCAACCGCAAGAAATAATTGATAATTGGTTAATGGACAATTGATAATTCCGCCTCCATTCAACTAATTTTCCACTATCAATTATACAACTATCCATTAATGATCGTTTTTCCCAATTGCAAAATCAATCTCGGCTTACAGATTCTCAACAAACGGGAAGATGGATTTCATAATCTCGAAACAGTCTTTTATCCCATTCCATTACGAGATGCGTTGGAAGTGGTCAGAACCCAGAGCGAAGTCGAAGGGTCTGGCGGGCTTATCGAGCGGAGTCGAGATAACCATATCTCATTTAATTCAACCGGACTAATAATTGAAGGTGATTCTCACAACAATCTATGCATCAAATCATATGATCTTCTGAAAAAAGATTTTCCAGCACTTCCATCCATTCAAATGCACCTGCACAAAACCATTCCCATGGGAGCTGGCTTGGGTGGCGGTAGCAGCGATGGAGCCTTTGCTTTGAAACTGCTGAATGAAAAATTTCAACTGGAATTATCGAGCCAGAGTTGATTAATTATGCCCTGCAACTTGGAAGTGATTGCCCTTTCTTCATCATCAACAGACCTGCCTTTGCAACTGGCAGAGGTGAAATTTTGGAGGAAGTTCCACTTGACTTGTCGGCCTATCATTTTGCAATCGTCAATCCGGGTATTCATGTAAATACCGGCTGGGCTTTTGCAAATCTGAATCTGTCAGGCCGCTCCAAGAGACCAGACCTTAAAACAATCATTCAGCAACCAGTAAGTACTTGGAAAGATCAGCTCATTAACGACTTTGAAGAACCGGTGAGTAAAGCCCATCCGGAGATTGCATCCATCAAACAACAACTGTACGATGCAGGTGCTTTGTATGCTTCTATGACGGGTAGTGGCAGTACAGTGTTTGGCATTTTCAACAAGGAACAAAAGCCTTCACTTTTATTCCCTTCATCTTATTTCTATAAGCTAATTTAATTATCGGCTAATTGTAGTAATTCATTCAGGTTCAATTCATCAGTAACCATCACTAAATTATTTTTTTCATCCAGCGGCCACAGTTCTTTGGGCTTGTCCCAGTACAGTTCCACCCCGTTTCCATCAGGATCATTTAAATAAATCGCCTCACTTACACCATGATCTGATGCCCCGGTTAAAGGATACTTTGCATCCATCAAACGCTTCAGAATAATTGCCAGATCTTTCCTTGTCGGGTACAAAATAGCTGTGTGGTACAGTCCAACCGAATGAACCGGTGCCGGACCTGCCCCTTTACTGTGCCAGGTATTTAACCCGATATGATGATGATATCCTCCGGCCGAAATGAACACTACCTGCGATCCGTATTTCTGCATTACTTCAAATCCAAGCAAATCACGGTAAAAGCCAAGTGAACGGTCGAGGTCAGACACTTTTAAATGTACATGACCAATCCTTGTTTGTGCAGGAACTGTATAACTCATATTAATCCCGATTTTATTATATGAAAGTAAGAAAGTATTTTTGAGGCTTCATGGTAAACGCAACTCATATACTTCAGCTGAATCTCGATCTCCTCAATCATCGAGGATAAGAAGCCCCTAACCCCCTGAAGGGGGAACAATGCGTTACACTTTAGTTTTTCATTTTACATTTTGGTTTCTTCATTTCTAATTTTCATTCTATGCATACAACAGTATCTGTTTCAGCCGGTTCACAGCATTATATTGACCTCGAAGAAAAATACGGCGCACATAATTATCATCCATTGCCTGTAGTATTAAAAAAAGGCGAAGGCGTGTTTTTATATGATGTAGACGATAAACGTTATTTCGATTTCCTAAGCGGTTACTCTGCAGTGAATCAGGGTCATTGTCACCCAAAGATTATTGCTGCACTGATTGAACAGGCACAGCAACTCACTTTAACCTCAAGGGCTTTTCACAGCAACCTGCTGGGTGAATATGAAAAGTTCGTTACTGAATATTTCGGTTATGATAAAGTGTTACCGATGAATACTGGTGTGGAAGCTGTTGAAACTGCCATCAAGCTTGCACGCAGATGGGGCTATGAAGTGAAAGGGATTGAAGACAACAAAGCAAAGATCATTGTATGTGCCCATAACTTTCATGGTCGTACAAGCGCAGTCATTTCTTTCAGCACCGACCCAAGTTCTTACACAAAGTTTGGACCTTATATGCCTGGCTTTGAAGTAATTCCTTATAATGATTTAGCTGCTCTGAAAGAAGCATTACAGGATGAGCATGTATGCGGTTTCTTGGTTGAGCCTATTCAGGGTGAAGCAGGTGTGGTTGTTCCCGATGAAGGTTATTTATCTACTGCCAAACAATACTGCGAAGCAGCCAATGTATTATTTATAGCTGATGAAATACAAACCGGTTTGTGCCGTACCGGTAAGATGCTTGCCTGCGATCATGAAAATGTTCGCCCGGATATTCTTCTTTTGGGCAAGGCTTTAAGCGGAGGTGTGTTACCTGTAAGTGCAATACTTGCGGATAATGAAATCATGATGACAATAAAACCAGGTGAACACGGAAGTACTTATGGTGGTAATCCCCTCGCCTGTCATGTAGCCATCACTGCATTGAAAGTATTGAAAGATGAACAGCTTGCTGAAAAAGCTGAGGTATTGGGACAGCAATTAAGAAATGAGCTAAACGCTCTCAACTCCCCTTTCATCAGCCTGGTAAGAGGAAAAGGATTGCTGAATGCAGTCATCATCAAACATCAAAACCCGGAAGCTGCCTGGGATCTTTGTGTAGAAATGAAAGAACATGGATTACTTGCCAAGCCAACGCATGGCGATAAAATACGTTTAGCCCCACCGTTAGTGATCACAAAAGAACAAATCAGTGAATGTGTGGAGATCGTTAGAAAGAGTTTGCTTATTCTCCGGTAAAGTTTTTAGCCTGTAGCCGATAGTTATTAGTAACCACAGCTAATAACTATCAGCTATCCACTACCGGCTATTGGCTTGCTTATAACCCTTATTTTTGCACCTCAATTACAAGAAAGACATGAGTGAAGAGAAAAGCCTGAATTTTATTGAAGAATTGATTGAAGAGGATCTGAAGAGTGGAAAATATCAATCCATCGTTACCCGTTTCCC
Coding sequences within it:
- a CDS encoding electron transfer flavoprotein subunit alpha/FixB family protein, producing the protein MSILVFIDAADGHVKKSSFEALTYGAQLAKQLGTSAEAVLLGTVADDVAALGKYGVTKIYQVNSDALAHVDAQVYAKAIADVATANAASVIVLSHNLTGKAVAPRLSARLKAGLVAGAVGLPDTSNGFVVKKGVFSSKAFAFISVNTPVKILSISPNSFQTIAGEGTAEVVAANITVETPKVKVTSTNMVTGEVPLSEADIVVSGGRGFKGPENWGMVEELAKLLGAATACSRPVADEHWRPHHEHVGQTGGSIAPNLYIAIGISGAIQHLAGVNRSKVIVVINKDPEAPFFKAADYGIVGDAFEIVPKMILEVKKLKGVA
- a CDS encoding bifunctional nuclease family protein — translated: MKKIELEIVALSHSITQTHSYAVVLGEVNGLRRLPIVIGGFEAQAIAVALERMQPSRPLTHDLMKNFMLAFNVDLHEIVINDLQEGIFYSKLLCSSDNDTVEIDSRTSDALALAVRFGCPIYTYEHILESAGILMEDDEEKKEKEEVTVTTGGEGKEDLKSLSIEELQTLLNEVLEQEDYIRAISIRDELSNRKK
- a CDS encoding VOC family protein, whose product is MSYTVPAQTRIGHVHLKVSDLDRSLGFYRDLLGFEVMQKYGSQVVFISAGGYHHHIGLNTWHSKGAGPAPVHSVGLYHTAILYPTRKDLAIILKRLMDAKYPLTGASDHGVSEAIYLNDPDGNGVELYWDKPKELWPLDEKNNLVMVTDELNLNELLQLADN
- the rocD gene encoding ornithine--oxo-acid transaminase — its product is MHTTVSVSAGSQHYIDLEEKYGAHNYHPLPVVLKKGEGVFLYDVDDKRYFDFLSGYSAVNQGHCHPKIIAALIEQAQQLTLTSRAFHSNLLGEYEKFVTEYFGYDKVLPMNTGVEAVETAIKLARRWGYEVKGIEDNKAKIIVCAHNFHGRTSAVISFSTDPSSYTKFGPYMPGFEVIPYNDLAALKEALQDEHVCGFLVEPIQGEAGVVVPDEGYLSTAKQYCEAANVLFIADEIQTGLCRTGKMLACDHENVRPDILLLGKALSGGVLPVSAILADNEIMMTIKPGEHGSTYGGNPLACHVAITALKVLKDEQLAEKAEVLGQQLRNELNALNSPFISLVRGKGLLNAVIIKHQNPEAAWDLCVEMKEHGLLAKPTHGDKIRLAPPLVITKEQISECVEIVRKSLLILR